A DNA window from Aquarana catesbeiana isolate 2022-GZ linkage group LG01, ASM4218655v1, whole genome shotgun sequence contains the following coding sequences:
- the LOC141122782 gene encoding uncharacterized protein: protein MELDGDPESGAPHGCNLTSQGSFRLRPSSYRALRSAVSNLARIDDFYCERIGTGFFSEVYKVRHRQSGQIMVLKMNKMMSNRANMLREVQLMNRLCHPNILGFMGVCVHQGQLHALTEYINGGNLEQLLQSSEPLSWSVRVKLSLDIARGLRYLHSKGVFHRDLTTKNCLVRYDDSGYTAVVGDFGLAEKIPDRSQTEPLTVVGSPYWMAPEVLRGDLYNEKADVFSFGIVLCEIIARIPADPDYLPRTEDFGLDIKSFRELVEPDCPPAFLQLAFQCCWMAPDSRPSFCEVSQRLEDILEGMDVMKTPHRSQMEVSELITPGSGERRPSLLSDDQERSWDLPTPPDQRLSRSQSDMFSPQPPLLQRSQDLYNDLMHDTPARINPFSQREDLKGGRIKLYDTPSKSVISLTFDLPPPLTYQTSSPVTPEPMVDAQCDFSEMMGRPRRCRSLPSSPEITRRGSLCPVTTPVQRGLHFKGESCDIDVSSVQTDGSSRTVNGFLQNDFQNSVVTPTNNLLQSLSSPINLESGGVTESLLDKDWTLNTSAGACGQEVRQFGGALIDYMKEESTEKKALHPNGEQLAKHTSPPSTDDPREKDPAENSIGVSDWEVKALSPDLHPHGKKSQPGGPEIPKPHESSKDWNQQWKPNGTMSGDNAEFVRPEIGEPMDCSSSPESTEENTFCRRLSQVRANGSLPARLTPPHSSSSSTPSSSRSPSPPVSTWQQEPPGVPNSISLSDNNNVVRSKPIGWVGLLHPHPLGSMEGNLWESSLPGLGCEGAESGSMAPLNASSSSVLDHEETVSCPVCCLGSFSFISVCRRSPPDTSRYQNLNCESSRGLIHTAPRLGTPRPGPSRKLPEAQT, encoded by the exons GTGCGCCATCGCCAGTCCGGACAGATCATGGTGCTGAAGATGAACAAGATGATGAGCAACCGTGCCAATATGCTGCGGGAGGTTCAGCTAATGAACCGACTCTGTCACCCCAATATCCTCGG GTTCATGGGGGTGTGTGTGCATCAGGGTCAGCTTCATGCCCTGACAGAG TACATCAATGGCGGGAACCTGGAGCAGTTACTGCAGAGTTCGGAGCCCCTCTCCTGGTCTGTACGGGTGAAGCTGAGTCTGGACATTGCTCGGGGTCTGCGCTATCTGCACTCTAAAGGGGTCTTTCATCGTGATCTCACCACCAAG AACTGCCTGGTGAGATACGATGACAGCGGATACACCGCCGTGGTGGGAGATTTTGGATTGGCTGAGAAGATACCTGACCGCAG TCAGACTGAGCCGCTCACAGTGGTTGGGTCCCCGTATTGGATGGCCCCCGAGGTGCTGCGAGGTGACCTGTACAACGAGAAG gcCGATGTCTTCTCTTTTGGGATCGTATTGTGTGAGATAATCGCCCGGATTCCAGCCGATCCAGACTATCTTCCCCGAACAGAG GATTTTGGTCTGGACATCAAGTCGTTTCGGGAACTGGTTGAGCCGGACTGTCCCCCTGCCTTCCTCCAGCTGGCCTTCCAATGTTGTTGG ATGGCGCCCGACTCCAGGCCGTCCTTCTGTGAGGTGAGTCAGCGACTTGAAGACATCCTGGAGGGGATGGATGTGATGAAGACTCCACACAGAAGCCAGATGGAGGTGTCGGAGTTGATAACCCCGGGCAGTG gtgaaaGGAGACCTTCGTTGCTCTCAGATGATCAGGAACGGTCCTGGGATCTTCCAACACCCCCTGACCAGCGCTTGTCCCGCAGCCAGTCTGACATGTTCTCTCCCCAGCCTCCGCTCTTACAGCGCTCTCAGGATCTGTACAATGACCTCATGCACGACACCCCTGCGCGCATTAACCCTTTCTCTCAGAGAGAAGACCTGAAGGGTGGAAGAATTAAGCTTTACGACACCCCAAGCAAATCGGTCATTTCATTGACATTTGACCTTCCACCCCCACTGACCTACCAGACCAGCAGTCCGGTCACCCCGGAGCCCATGGTGGATGCCCAGTGTGACTTCTCGGAGATGATGGGCAGACCAAGACGCTGCCGCTCTCTTCCGTCCTCGCCTGAGATAACGCGGAGAGGAAGTCTGTGCCCCGTCACCACCCCGGTACAGAGAGGTCTCCACTTTAAAGGGGAAAGTTGTGACATTGATGTAAGTTCTGTACAAACAGATGGAAGCAGTAGGACAGTCAATGGGTTCTTACAGAATGATTTTCAAAATTCTGTGGTGACTCCCACCAATAATCTTCTACAAAGTCTAAGTTCTCCAATAAATCTGGAATCTGGTGGGGTGACAGAATCTCTGCTTGATAAAGACTGGACATTAAACACGAGCGCTGGTGCGTGTGGCCAGGAAGTGAGACAGTTTGGTGGGGCTCTCATAGACTACATGAAGGAGGAGTCCACAGAAAAGAAAGCCCTACATCCAAACGGTGAACAGTTAGCAAAACACACTAGTCCCCCAAGTACTGATGACCCGAGGGAAAAAGACCCTGCAGAGAACTCTATTGGTGTTTCAGATTGGGAGGTCAAAGCTTTATCCCCAGATCTTCACCCTCATGGAAAAAAGAGTCAACCTGGGGGTCCAGAGATCCCAAAGCCTCACGAGAGTTCAAAGGACTGGAATCAACAGTGGAAACCTAATGGGACAATGTCAGGAGACAATGCGGAATTTGTGCGGCCGGAGATTGGAGAGCCCATGGATTGTTCAAGCAGTCCGGAGAGCACAGAAGAGAACACATTTTGTAGGAGGCTGTCGCAGGTGCGGGCCAATGGATCGCTTCCCGCTCGCCTGACTCCTCCTCACTCTTCATCGTCTTCTACACCTTCGTCTTCCcgttccccctctccccctgtaaGCACATGGCAACAGGAGCCAccaggtgtccccaacagcataAGTCTTTCGGACAATAACAATGTAGTCCGCAGCAAACCCATCGGATGGGTTGGCTTGCTGCATCCTCATCCTCTGGGTTCAATGGAGGGCAACCTATGGGAGAGTAGCTTGCCAGGCCTGGGGTGTGAAGGAGCCGAGAGCGGAAGCATGGCTCCTCTGAATGCTTCCTCCAGTTCAGTCCTGGACCATGAAGAGACAGTGTCCTGTCCTGTCTGCTGCCTAGGGAGCTTCAGCTTCATATCAGTGTGTCGCCGTTCACCTCCAGACACCTCCCGATATCAAAATCTGAACTGTGAGTCGAGCCGCGGCCTCATCCACACAGCCCCGCGGCTTGGCACTCCCAGGCCGGGTCCAAGCAGGAAGCTGCCAGAAGCGCAGACTTAG